The Oceaniferula marina sequence AGCCCGCGTTCAAGAAGCACACGGAAAACCTCTGAAACACACGTGTCCCGGCGCAAAAGCCAGGCTACGCGAACTGCTGTAAGAAGCGAACGTCGTTTTCAATCAACAAGCGGATGTCCTTGATCCCCCACTTGATCATTGCCAGTCGGTCAATCCCCATGCCAAAGGCAAAACCTGTCACCTTGTCGGGATCAAACACATCATCGCCCCGCGTTTCACAAAGAGAGGCAAAGACCGCAGGATCAACCATGCCGCAACCGGCAATCTCAATCCATTTCGGTTCCTGCCCTTTTGCATGCAGCTTGATATCAATCTCAAAACTGGGCTCGGTGAAGGGGAAGAAGTGAGGGCGGAAGCGCACCTCGGTATCATCACCAAACATGGAACGCAGGAAAAACTCCAAGGTTCCCTTGAGGTCGCTCAATTTTACATCCGTATCAACATACAAACCCTCTAACTGGTTGAACACAGAGAGGTGGGTTGCATCGATCTCGTCGCGCCGGTAAGCCGAGCCCGGAGCAATGATACGCACCGGAGGAGCCGCCTTTTCCATCGTCCGGATCTGCACACTTGAAGTGTGGGTGCGCAATAACTTGCCACTATCAAAGTAAAAGGTGTCTTTTTCATTCCGGGCCGGGTGATCTGCCGGCGTGTTCAAGGCATCAAAACAATGAAACTCAGTCTCAATTTCCGGGCCATCAGCCAAAGCAAACCCCATACGTCGCAAGGTCTGGATCGCGTCGTCCTTAACCTGGGTCAGCGGATGCAGCCCGCCACCGGAAAGTGCGCGACCGGGAAGAGTCAAATCAATGCCTTCAACCGATTTTTGATCCGCCAACTCGCTGAGTGCGGTTTGTTTTTCTTCGATAGCGGAAGTAATCGCCTGCCGCGCGACATTCAACAGCTGTCCCATCACCGGCTTTTCCTCACTGGAAAGATGACGCATACCTGCCGCCGCAGCGGTCAGGCGCCCCTTCTTACCGAGAAAGGCCACTCGGGCATCATCGAGCGTTTTTTCATCACTCGCTGCAGCAATGGCAGCCAGGGCATCGGATTGGATGGTTTCAATTTCCTGCTTCATGGGCGCGCACTTCTTAGGTGAAGAATCAGGGAAGTCAAGCCGTCATGCCCGACACGCTGGCACGGGCACCCTGACAGGAGAGCTTGGAACAGCACCCATTCCCTAACTAGGCATCTTCGAGCATCTCACGAGACACCTCGTAGCGGGCACCACAGCGCGGACAATTCACCCTGATGACATCCTCCCCTTGAAAGAGCTCATCCAACTTCCCCTTCCAGGAACTCAGACTCGGCAAAATTCGCTCCAGACTACAACCGCAATTGAATTGGAATTTGCGCGTTTCGAGCAATTTGGTTTGCTCCTGCTCGCTTATCTTCGCTACGGACTCAGCATCCAAAGCGGCAAACCACTCTTCATCGTAGTCAGGCTGAGCGGCCACCAACACATAATTTTCGTCATCGAGCCGGAAACACTTGGCCGGCCGCTGTTCGCTCTGCTGGTAATAATGCTCAATCCAATCGATCGGATCATTACTCTCAACGTGCACGGTCGTTGTTCGCGGCTCATGGCCGGCAACCAATGTCTGACTATACAGCAAATTGCGATCGGGCTCACGGACATCCTCAGTAAAGAGCCGACCGGTGATGTTTTCACCAGTGCTGCTGCCCGTTACAAAATAATTCACTCGCGGCGCCCGTAAATTGGCAGTCCAGGCAATGGTTTCAGCCCACGGACGCGCCGTCAAATGCAGCGTCAACACCGCCATCAAATCCTTCAAAGCCGCATCCAACTCATTGGCATATCGCAACTGATGCTCCATCAAATGAAGATAATAACCTGTGTAAATAGGCGTGAACTGAGCCCTCACCATGAGGCAGTTGCGCTCGCGGACAAAGATCGACTCCACCTTGGTAAAGTCTTCCACAGGTTGCATATTGTCAGATTGCGTATTTTCCTCACTCATAGGTCAGTTTTTCAGTATTCAGTTTTCCGAGTTCACACGACTGGGATCTTCTCGGACATGAGCCATAAACCGCTCAATCAAAATTGCCAAGCACAGTAATGCAGGTGAATGCAGGCGACAGGTAAAAACGAACAACACCCAATCAATGAATTCGGTAGGTTTTACCGGTAAAAAATGATCAGGCTCGCCGCCCCATACACAAAAAGACGACGAGCCTGAAACACCTACACAATGAAAAAACAATTGCGACGACATGGTCGAATCGCTCTTGCCTAGCTAATTACGATATCGACCGGTTTTTCTTTCACCCGACGCGGAATTTCTAAAAAAAGAATGCCATCCTCAAGCTTGGCCTGAATACCCGAGGTATTCACCTCCTCCGAGATCCGAATCCGTCGCTCTTGCGTCGTAAGAAATGAGCGGGCTTCATCCTCGGTTTCGGCTCTGACCGTCAAGTATTCCTCGTCGGCACTCACTTTCACCTCTCCCTTACGAAAACCTGGCAACTCAAGTCGTAGTTTCCAACCATCCTCATCCTGACTCTGGGATTCAATCGACTTCGAGCAAGAGGTATCCGAATCACAACAGGGGTTCGATTCAGCACCAAAAGCGCGGTTAATCATCCGATCAAAATCAGAGAGTAATCCATTGTTCAGCGGGTAATGATTTATCATATTCATCGTTTTTCTATTTCTATTTGAATCAGCAAGGTCCTCATGACCTTTGCTATGTTGATCTTCATATATGCAACTTGAATACCAAAATAGAAAATACACACAACCCATTCACAACAAACAACTTAAACCAATCTAAAGTAAAAATCATATCGATTAAAAGGTACAATTTTTGACTCACTCGGCCAGAATGTCACGTCAAGATGTCACACCGGAGCAAAGAAAACGGCCATGAGGATCACCCTCATGGCCGTTGAATATTGGTTATTTCGCTCTGACTTAAGCAGCCTTGGCAGCAAGCGCGGCCTTGGACTGGTCAACGATACCGTTAAATGCATCGATGTCGTGAACAGCGAGGTCTGCAAGAATCTTGCGGTCTACCTCGATGTTTGCGGCCTTAAGGCCTTCGATAAAGCGAGAATAGGTGATGTCCTGGGCGCGAGTGGCAGCGCTGATACGCTGGATCCACAGACGACGGAACTGTCCCTTACGCTTTTTACGGTCACGATACTCATACTGGCGTGCCTTACGGACGGCGTCCTTGGCATACTTGTAGAGTTTCGAGCGGAAGCCGCGGAAGCCTTTGGCACGTCTAAGGACGCGTTTCCGGCGCTTGCGACTGGCTGGGCTATTGGTTGCTCTTGGCATGTCTTTGTTTTCTAGAACGGACGGTTATTTTCATTCCCTCCGCAGTCTCGTCCATTCGGTCCCGGTTTTCTGAATCAGATTGCCGGGAAGGCTGCGTAAGGGCCACCCGTGATGCGGGTGGTTGGCGCGGTCGACGCCGATTCTCGTTGTTTAGGCAAATGGAAGAGAAGCGCGAACGGCTTTCAAATCTGCTTCGGAAACGAGGGTCGCCTTACCCAGATTGCGCTTACGCTTCTGGTTTTTCTTGGTAAGAATGTGGCGTTTTCCCTGCTTCCGGCGCAGAATCTTCCCTGTGCCCGTCACTTTGAATCGTTTAGCGACGGCCTTCCGGGTCTTTGCTGTACCTTTTGATTTGGCCATGGGGCGGCGAAGCTAGCGGCGAATATCAGGATTGCAAGGGGTTTTTTGCACTTTTGAATAAATCAGACCCATCTTACCCGCAAGCAAGCAAGAATCAAAGGGCTCAAAGGGCCTGAGGGCAAATGCTGCACATTTTTTGCCAGAATATGCGTCCTGAATGGTTTTGACCCCCTCCTCTCTTCCTTGGTATGATGTGAACTAAGCTTTATTGAGGCAATCCTACCGTCGACAATAGGGCATTCCATCCACCATTAACCCACTCCTCCCATGAATAAAAAAAGCAACAACATCACTTATTTCATCATCACCCTCATGGCCATTGCCACGGCAGGTCTCATCTATGCCGCCACCTGCCCCGACTGCAAGGGATCAGGCAAAGGGAAAACCTGCTGGTTCTGCAAAGGATCAGGCCTCAACAATGCACGTATGAAATGCGCCCACTGTAGCGGCACAGGTAGTTCCTCATGCACCACCTGCAGCGGCAGAGGAACCGTCAAGAAATAGCGACGGACAAAAAAACCATCACTTTCACCCGATCCTCCAGGAGGACACCCTTACTTCATAACAACAGAAAAAGCCCTTACATGCTCCTTGCATGATTGGCCCCCTCAAGTGCGAAGCCGTACTTAAGGGGGCCATTCCTTTTTTGCAACGCGGCCCCGGGGACCAAGTCCGGGTCCTCCAAGCGCGCTCTCGGCACCCGTTCATCCCCGGCATCTTCAGACAACACTCAAATTCCCGCTAATCTCGACTCTAATTCTTGACGTCTGCGCTTCAATTGCCTGTTATCCGAGGCATGCGAACACTCATCAAAAAAGCCTTGTGCAGCGAACAAGCCCAAGCCCCCATCACCGTGAAAGGTTGGGTCCGCACCCGGCGTGACTCCAAAGATTTTTCCTTCCTCGAAATCAACGATGGCTCTTGTCTGGCAAACATCCAGTGTATCGCCGATGCCGGGATTCCTGGCTACGATGATATCACCAAAATGACCACCGGAGCCGCAATCGGCATCACAGGCCAATTGGTCGAGTCTCCTGGCAAAGGACAGAAATGGGAAATTCACGCCACATCCGTTGAACTCATTGGAGAAGCTCCCGCCGACTACCCACTTCAGAAAAAAGGCCACACACCTGAATTCCTACGTTCCATCGCCCATCTGCGCCCCCGCGCCAATCTCTACGGTGCC is a genomic window containing:
- the pheS gene encoding phenylalanine--tRNA ligase subunit alpha: MKQEIETIQSDALAAIAAASDEKTLDDARVAFLGKKGRLTAAAAGMRHLSSEEKPVMGQLLNVARQAITSAIEEKQTALSELADQKSVEGIDLTLPGRALSGGGLHPLTQVKDDAIQTLRRMGFALADGPEIETEFHCFDALNTPADHPARNEKDTFYFDSGKLLRTHTSSVQIRTMEKAAPPVRIIAPGSAYRRDEIDATHLSVFNQLEGLYVDTDVKLSDLKGTLEFFLRSMFGDDTEVRFRPHFFPFTEPSFEIDIKLHAKGQEPKWIEIAGCGMVDPAVFASLCETRGDDVFDPDKVTGFAFGMGIDRLAMIKWGIKDIRLLIENDVRFLQQFA
- a CDS encoding Hsp33 family molecular chaperone HslO — translated: MSEENTQSDNMQPVEDFTKVESIFVRERNCLMVRAQFTPIYTGYYLHLMEHQLRYANELDAALKDLMAVLTLHLTARPWAETIAWTANLRAPRVNYFVTGSSTGENITGRLFTEDVREPDRNLLYSQTLVAGHEPRTTTVHVESNDPIDWIEHYYQQSEQRPAKCFRLDDENYVLVAAQPDYDEEWFAALDAESVAKISEQEQTKLLETRKFQFNCGCSLERILPSLSSWKGKLDELFQGEDVIRVNCPRCGARYEVSREMLEDA
- a CDS encoding Hsp20/alpha crystallin family protein, with the protein product MNMINHYPLNNGLLSDFDRMINRAFGAESNPCCDSDTSCSKSIESQSQDEDGWKLRLELPGFRKGEVKVSADEEYLTVRAETEDEARSFLTTQERRIRISEEVNTSGIQAKLEDGILFLEIPRRVKEKPVDIVIS
- the rplT gene encoding 50S ribosomal protein L20, which encodes MPRATNSPASRKRRKRVLRRAKGFRGFRSKLYKYAKDAVRKARQYEYRDRKKRKGQFRRLWIQRISAATRAQDITYSRFIEGLKAANIEVDRKILADLAVHDIDAFNGIVDQSKAALAAKAA
- the rpmI gene encoding 50S ribosomal protein L35, with translation MAKSKGTAKTRKAVAKRFKVTGTGKILRRKQGKRHILTKKNQKRKRNLGKATLVSEADLKAVRASLPFA